In Phragmites australis chromosome 16, lpPhrAust1.1, whole genome shotgun sequence, one DNA window encodes the following:
- the LOC133896392 gene encoding NDR1/HIN1-like protein 1 has product MSIKYCDQHKDCEQQRLHRRYCAAVVAIILIVHLIVLTVWLVLRPTKPRFYLNDVAIVCINVSSSSYLTVTMQATLAARNPNDRVGIYYDRLDAFAEYRGLQITVPTALPPAYQGHLDASVWSPFLSAANVPLPPYLAEALTQDETAGYLLVTIRVDGWIRWKAGAFITSHYHLRVRCPALLTVNDGQGSYGSNTGGGLGYFKFQRAAACVVDV; this is encoded by the coding sequence ATGTCGATCAAGTACTGCGACCAGCACAAGGACTGCgagcagcagcgcctccaccGGCGGTACTGCGCTGCCGTCGTcgccatcatcctcatcgtccaTCTCATCGTGCTCACCGTCTGGCTCGTCCTCCGCCCCACCAAGCCGCGCTTCTACCTCAACGACGTGGCCATCGTCTGCATCAACGTCAGCTCCTCCTCCTACCTCACCGTCACCATGCAGGCCACGCTGGCGGCGCGCAACCCCAACGACAGGGTGGGCATCTACTATGACCGCCTCGACGCCTTCGCCGAGTACCGGGGCCTGCAGATCACCGTCCCCACGGCGCTCCCCCCCGCCTACCAGGGCCACCTCGACGCCTCCGTCTGGTCGCCATTCCTCTCCGCCGCCAACGTCCCGCTCCCGCCCTACCTCGCCGAGGCGCTCACGCAGGACGAGACGGCGGGGTACCTGCTCGTCACCATCCGGGTGGACGGGTGGATACGGTGGAAGGCGGGGGCGTTCATCACCAGCCACTACCACCTCCGGGTCAGGTGCCCCGCGCTGCTCACCGTCAACGATGGACAGGGGAGCTACGGCTCCAACACCGGCGGGGGGCTCGGGTACTTCAAGTTCCAGCGCGCGGCCGCATGCGTCGTCGAtgtctga